A single region of the Terriglobales bacterium genome encodes:
- a CDS encoding cold-shock protein, protein MRERGTVKWFNGAKGYGFIQRSTGEDVFVHYSAIQENGYRTLNEGETVEFDLLKGPKGFQAANVARV, encoded by the coding sequence GTGAGAGAAAGAGGTACAGTGAAGTGGTTCAATGGAGCCAAGGGGTATGGTTTCATTCAGCGTTCAACGGGGGAAGACGTCTTCGTTCACTATTCCGCGATTCAGGAAAATGGCTATCGTACCCTGAACGAGGGCGAGACAGTTGAATTCGATCTTCTCAAAGGGCCCAAAGGATTCCAGGCTGCCAACGTCGCAAGAGTCTAG
- a CDS encoding ABC transporter permease, with the protein MLYRLTTAIRLALDSIRVHKLRSFLTVLGVVVGVASVVVVGAAIDGLGVYAESVTAKSFGSESYLIAQIASVGRLTGRELAEKQRYNKRIRPEDVNFLRTETGDSIIYSPYSQRLEDIKGGNQVYEAASVIGVSYTLPDIRDVPIEDGRFFTESEERMRAPVAIIGQDIRDALFPSVQPIGQKVRAAGREFTVIGLLERQGSSFGRSLDNPIYIPATLFAEIYGTQNGIAFFGKARKNSGLSMDEALDTTRVALRSRFHAQPGKPDNFDTLTPDSVRSFIDQILGVISAIVVPVTSISLIVGGIVIMNIMLVSVTERTREIGIRKSLGAKQNEILLQFLVESVILSLVGGLIGITAGAVLAEGMSVIFGIGVKITATYVVLSILVSSTVGIISGWYPARRAARLDPIIALRAE; encoded by the coding sequence TTGCTATATCGACTTACAACCGCGATTCGCCTTGCACTCGACTCCATCCGCGTCCATAAATTGCGCAGTTTTCTTACCGTTCTGGGCGTGGTCGTAGGAGTTGCGAGTGTGGTGGTTGTCGGCGCCGCCATCGATGGTCTTGGCGTCTATGCGGAAAGTGTCACTGCCAAATCATTTGGCAGCGAGAGTTATCTCATCGCCCAAATCGCGTCCGTGGGACGCTTGACCGGACGCGAGCTCGCCGAGAAACAGCGTTATAACAAGCGGATCCGCCCCGAAGACGTCAATTTCCTGCGAACGGAAACCGGCGACTCCATCATCTACAGCCCCTACTCCCAGCGACTCGAAGATATCAAGGGCGGTAACCAGGTCTACGAGGCAGCAAGCGTGATCGGCGTGTCCTACACTCTGCCCGACATCCGCGACGTACCCATCGAAGATGGTCGCTTTTTCACCGAATCCGAAGAACGCATGCGGGCTCCGGTTGCCATCATCGGGCAGGACATCCGTGATGCGCTCTTCCCTTCCGTGCAGCCGATAGGCCAGAAGGTCCGCGCCGCCGGCCGTGAGTTCACCGTCATCGGATTGCTCGAACGCCAGGGTTCATCGTTCGGACGCAGCCTCGATAACCCCATCTACATCCCGGCCACTCTCTTTGCCGAAATTTACGGAACTCAGAACGGCATTGCCTTCTTCGGAAAGGCGCGGAAGAACAGCGGGCTCTCCATGGACGAGGCGCTGGACACCACCCGCGTCGCGCTTCGCAGCCGCTTCCATGCCCAACCCGGCAAGCCTGATAACTTCGACACGCTCACGCCCGATTCCGTTCGCTCATTCATCGACCAGATCCTCGGCGTCATTTCTGCCATCGTCGTACCTGTCACCAGCATTTCGCTCATCGTCGGCGGCATTGTCATCATGAACATCATGCTCGTGAGCGTGACTGAACGGACGCGTGAGATCGGCATCCGCAAAAGCCTCGGTGCGAAGCAAAACGAAATCCTGCTTCAGTTTCTGGTCGAGTCGGTGATTCTCTCGCTTGTCGGTGGACTCATCGGAATTACCGCCGGCGCGGTTCTGGCCGAAGGAATGAGCGTCATCTTCGGTATCGGCGTAAAAATCACGGCCACCTACGTCGTCCTCTCGATCCTCGTTTCGAGTACCGTTGGCATCATCTCCGGTTGGTATCCCGCGCGCCGTGCTGCGCGCCTCGATCCCATCATCGCGTTGAGGGCTGAGTAG
- a CDS encoding DUF5668 domain-containing protein translates to MNCTVHPESAATAYCRTCGKAMCDACKHTVHGVIYCEDCLAHRVNQPGTTVIPIAPVPDAPSPGIALLLGFIPGVGAMYNGQFYKGLIHVAIFAGLIGLESTGLPNGLDAIVGLSIGFWAIYMVIDAYKTAKARQYGLPLPDPFGFEKMFGGNTSASSTPPPPPASGFVPVPPGGPPAPGYIPVAPLPPNYVAPPPPEPREASPVGAIILIGMGVLFLLHQFGWWQFHWLGRMWPLILIALGVWMIIRRFGSGQTSPNQE, encoded by the coding sequence ATGAACTGCACGGTCCATCCCGAAAGTGCAGCAACCGCATACTGCCGTACGTGCGGCAAGGCGATGTGTGACGCATGCAAACACACGGTGCATGGTGTCATCTACTGCGAGGATTGCCTCGCGCACCGTGTGAACCAGCCCGGTACGACGGTTATCCCCATCGCCCCGGTTCCGGACGCCCCCAGCCCCGGCATAGCCCTCTTGCTCGGATTCATCCCGGGTGTCGGCGCCATGTATAACGGCCAGTTCTATAAGGGACTGATCCACGTCGCGATCTTCGCCGGGCTCATCGGTCTCGAGAGCACCGGACTGCCCAATGGACTCGACGCCATCGTCGGCCTGTCCATCGGCTTCTGGGCTATCTACATGGTCATCGACGCCTACAAGACCGCCAAGGCCCGCCAGTACGGACTGCCGCTTCCCGATCCCTTTGGCTTCGAGAAGATGTTCGGCGGCAACACCAGCGCATCCTCTACTCCGCCTCCTCCACCGGCGAGTGGATTCGTTCCAGTGCCACCAGGCGGTCCGCCTGCACCGGGTTATATCCCGGTGGCACCGCTTCCGCCTAACTATGTCGCGCCGCCACCTCCAGAGCCCCGTGAGGCGAGTCCTGTCGGTGCCATCATCCTCATCGGTATGGGCGTGCTGTTTCTGCTTCATCAGTTTGGCTGGTGGCAGTTCCACTGGCTCGGCCGGATGTGGCCGCTCATCCTTATCGCCCTTGGCGTCTGGATGATCATTCGTCGATTTGGCTCCGGACAAACCAGTCCGAACCAGGAGTAG
- a CDS encoding ABC transporter permease, producing the protein MKISPRETLSLAFQAVWNHKFRSGLTVLGVVIGITTVVTVASLMTGLRKSIVQFFEEFGPNSIFIARVSGDPSGANAPLKERRRRPLKPETAAYLKSVVRTIDDVSITLFINAAPGTFITAKVPGFESDNVSLIGVTANGSEIIPRDLRQGRTFTQGEGERAQRVVAIGSSLADALFPAGDGVGKQITVDGTEYTVLGVFAPAKGGFFGENGLDRQIVAPFETIHLRYPQADGYFFTAKAKNGQRADAIEEIRNAMRKFRRIPQGGEDDFSISTADSIIENFDRITGMIIVISIAISAIGLLVGGIGVMNIMLVSVTERTREIGVRKAIGARRSDIILQFLSEAVALTGAGGLIGIIFSVFIVVLLNIVLPALPSEVPLWAVMTGLGVSVAVGVFFGVWPAVQASRLDPVEALRYE; encoded by the coding sequence ATGAAGATCAGCCCCAGGGAAACGCTCTCTCTAGCCTTTCAGGCCGTCTGGAATCACAAGTTTCGCTCGGGTCTAACCGTGCTTGGCGTGGTTATCGGAATCACCACGGTTGTCACGGTTGCGTCGCTCATGACCGGATTGCGCAAGAGCATCGTTCAATTCTTCGAGGAGTTCGGACCGAACAGTATCTTCATCGCGCGCGTGAGTGGCGATCCCTCCGGAGCAAACGCTCCGCTGAAGGAACGCCGCCGTCGGCCGTTGAAGCCAGAGACCGCCGCGTACCTCAAGAGCGTCGTTCGTACCATCGACGATGTCAGCATCACGCTGTTCATAAACGCTGCGCCCGGCACCTTCATCACCGCGAAAGTCCCCGGTTTCGAGTCGGACAATGTCAGTCTGATTGGAGTCACCGCCAACGGATCCGAGATCATTCCCCGCGACCTTCGCCAGGGAAGGACCTTCACTCAGGGCGAAGGCGAGCGGGCCCAGCGAGTCGTGGCCATCGGATCCAGCCTCGCCGATGCTCTGTTTCCCGCCGGTGATGGAGTCGGAAAGCAGATCACGGTCGATGGAACCGAATACACCGTGCTCGGCGTTTTTGCGCCCGCCAAGGGCGGCTTCTTCGGCGAGAACGGACTTGATCGCCAGATCGTCGCTCCCTTTGAAACCATTCACCTGCGCTATCCGCAGGCCGACGGCTACTTCTTTACCGCCAAGGCAAAAAATGGCCAGCGTGCCGATGCGATCGAGGAAATCCGCAACGCCATGCGTAAATTCCGTCGCATTCCGCAGGGTGGCGAGGACGATTTCTCGATCTCCACTGCTGACTCAATCATCGAGAACTTCGACCGCATCACCGGCATGATCATTGTCATTTCCATTGCCATCTCCGCCATCGGTCTCCTGGTCGGCGGTATCGGCGTGATGAACATCATGCTCGTCAGCGTCACCGAGCGCACGCGCGAGATTGGCGTACGAAAAGCCATAGGTGCGCGACGCTCCGACATCATTCTCCAGTTCCTGAGCGAAGCCGTCGCGCTCACCGGCGCCGGAGGCCTGATCGGCATCATCTTCTCCGTGTTCATCGTCGTTCTGTTGAATATCGTGCTGCCGGCGCTCCCATCGGAGGTGCCGCTCTGGGCCGTCATGACCGGCCTTGGCGTTTCGGTCGCTGTCGGAGTTTTCTTCGGAGTCTGGCCCGCCGTTCAGGCCTCGCGACTCGATCCCGTCGAAGCCCTGCGCTATGAGTAA
- the def gene encoding peptide deformylase, which translates to MKLVQVGDPVLRERARELSASEIRSEEIQRLIALMQETLRDAPGVGLAAPQVGESIQLAIIEDLPDYSRNLTAEQIAERERKPVPFHVIINPKLTPAGKADVEFFEGCLSLTGYTALVPRYRRVRVECLDEKAQPKVIEASGWYARILQHEIDHLNGMLYIDRMHSRSFMSLENFTRQWKDTSTAAIKQKLGL; encoded by the coding sequence TTGAAGCTTGTCCAGGTTGGCGATCCGGTTCTGCGTGAGAGAGCGCGAGAACTTTCTGCGTCAGAGATACGGTCCGAGGAAATTCAGCGACTCATTGCCCTGATGCAGGAGACATTGCGTGATGCTCCGGGGGTGGGGTTGGCGGCGCCGCAAGTGGGCGAGTCTATTCAGTTGGCAATCATTGAAGACCTGCCGGACTACAGCCGCAACCTGACGGCGGAACAAATTGCCGAACGCGAACGAAAGCCAGTTCCGTTTCACGTAATCATCAATCCGAAGCTGACGCCAGCCGGCAAAGCGGACGTGGAGTTCTTTGAAGGGTGCCTGAGCCTGACGGGTTATACGGCGCTAGTGCCTCGATATCGGAGGGTGAGGGTGGAGTGCCTGGATGAGAAAGCGCAGCCCAAGGTGATCGAGGCTTCAGGGTGGTATGCGCGGATTCTTCAGCATGAAATCGATCACCTGAACGGGATGCTATACATCGATCGCATGCACTCGCGGAGCTTCATGTCGCTGGAGAATTTCACGCGGCAATGGAAGGACACTTCGACTGCCGCAATTAAGCAAAAGCTGGGGCTCTAG
- a CDS encoding DUF5668 domain-containing protein, giving the protein MGPAVLITLGVLFLLTEFYHMRFQWPVLLIVIGLVKVWQSTTSSEGHMQYQAMPQAPQPPAVPPAEQGQGQVHNG; this is encoded by the coding sequence ATGGGACCTGCCGTACTCATTACTCTCGGCGTGCTGTTCCTGCTCACCGAGTTCTACCACATGCGGTTCCAGTGGCCCGTGTTGCTGATCGTGATCGGACTGGTCAAAGTCTGGCAGTCCACCACTTCCAGCGAAGGCCACATGCAGTACCAGGCGATGCCGCAAGCGCCTCAGCCGCCTGCGGTACCTCCGGCCGAACAGGGTCAAGGACAGGTGCACAATGGCTAG
- a CDS encoding DUF4097 family beta strand repeat-containing protein yields MASPTPVTPPPYYRRRRSLAGPLVLIIIGVFFLLITSHVISWPQFGHYFARYWPLLLILWGGIRLAEYYTDKQHGYPARGIGAGGVLFLILLIICGLSASTADRLNWQAIQGEIDVDDNFFGGMFGQTFNFNATQQQDLPAGLKDASLRVLSDRGNVTIKSWDDNRVKVDVTKKIRANDQNDANQVDQQTQPTINIDANVITVNANTSGAGSRGVRTDMEIWVPRALALDVATRNGDVIIASRQAGIKLSTSRGDINVSDITGNIDIDQKRGDIQISKVTGDVNIQARADDTTIAEVNGSVKLNGEYLGGINLSKITKPVTFHSSRTDMEFARLDGDFSMDAGDLRANKLAGPMRVLTRSKDVHLDDFAGDLRVENANSTIEVHSTKLGTMEIDNRRGDVQIFVPDKSTFQADLRARNGEITSDFDALKVSTIRNDASATGAIGNGGPKLQVTNEHGNIEIKKAGQAPQPEAGKD; encoded by the coding sequence ATGGCTAGTCCGACTCCAGTTACACCTCCTCCGTACTATCGGCGGCGCCGGTCTCTGGCCGGCCCGCTGGTTCTCATCATCATCGGCGTATTCTTCCTCCTGATCACCTCGCACGTGATCAGTTGGCCGCAATTCGGACACTACTTCGCCCGCTACTGGCCCTTGCTGCTCATCTTGTGGGGCGGCATTCGCCTCGCCGAGTATTACACCGACAAGCAGCATGGATACCCCGCCCGCGGCATCGGCGCCGGCGGCGTACTGTTCCTCATCCTTCTGATCATTTGCGGTCTTTCTGCTTCCACCGCCGACCGCCTGAACTGGCAAGCCATTCAGGGTGAGATCGACGTCGACGACAACTTCTTCGGAGGCATGTTCGGCCAGACCTTCAACTTCAACGCGACTCAGCAGCAGGATCTGCCCGCTGGCCTGAAAGACGCCTCCCTCCGTGTCCTCAGCGATCGGGGCAACGTCACCATCAAGTCGTGGGACGATAACCGCGTCAAGGTCGATGTCACCAAGAAGATCCGCGCCAATGATCAGAATGACGCCAACCAGGTCGATCAGCAGACCCAGCCCACCATTAACATCGACGCCAACGTCATCACCGTAAACGCTAACACCTCCGGTGCTGGCTCACGTGGCGTGCGTACCGACATGGAAATCTGGGTACCCCGCGCATTAGCGCTCGATGTCGCCACCCGCAATGGCGATGTCATCATTGCCAGTCGTCAGGCCGGAATTAAGCTCAGCACCTCTCGCGGCGATATTAACGTTTCCGATATTACCGGGAATATCGACATTGACCAAAAGCGTGGGGACATCCAGATCAGCAAGGTGACTGGCGACGTTAATATTCAGGCGCGCGCTGATGACACCACCATCGCGGAAGTCAACGGTTCCGTGAAACTCAACGGTGAGTATCTTGGCGGCATCAATCTCTCAAAGATCACCAAGCCTGTGACCTTTCACAGCTCGCGTACCGACATGGAATTTGCCCGTCTCGATGGCGATTTCAGCATGGACGCCGGTGACCTTCGCGCCAACAAGTTAGCCGGCCCCATGCGTGTTCTTACCCGTTCCAAGGATGTCCATCTCGATGACTTTGCCGGGGACCTGCGCGTTGAGAACGCCAACTCCACCATCGAAGTCCACAGCACGAAATTGGGCACCATGGAAATCGACAATCGTCGCGGTGACGTCCAGATCTTCGTACCCGACAAGTCCACCTTCCAGGCTGACCTCCGCGCGCGTAACGGCGAAATCACTTCCGACTTCGATGCCCTCAAGGTGAGCACCATCCGGAACGACGCCAGCGCCACCGGAGCCATCGGTAACGGCGGACCCAAGCTTCAGGTCACCAACGAGCACGGCAATATTGAGATCAAGAAGGCCGGACAGGCGCCACAGCCCGAGGCCGGTAAGGATTAG
- a CDS encoding sigma-70 family RNA polymerase sigma factor: MDDTQVVTALVRRCVAGDADAWEEIVRQFNRRIYNVCYRFTGSPDNAEDLAQEVFIKLYRTLDSYAPEKGAFATWVMTMTRNLLVDHFRKTRQDRVTDSLDAGLTEDDDSISLGDKIQDSGPSADERIQRRQTQEMVQKAIQKLSPELREAVILRDLQDMDYKEIAIALKVPEGTVKSRINRGRMELARVLSRTYRQVT, encoded by the coding sequence GTGGACGACACCCAAGTTGTCACTGCATTGGTGCGCCGTTGTGTCGCAGGCGATGCTGACGCCTGGGAGGAAATAGTCCGCCAGTTCAACCGCCGTATCTACAACGTTTGTTATAGATTTACGGGTTCCCCCGACAACGCCGAAGACCTCGCCCAGGAAGTTTTCATCAAGCTCTACCGCACTCTGGACAGCTACGCTCCCGAAAAGGGCGCTTTTGCCACTTGGGTCATGACCATGACCCGAAACCTCCTCGTCGACCACTTCCGCAAGACCCGCCAGGACCGCGTAACCGACTCCCTGGATGCTGGTTTGACTGAGGATGACGATTCCATTTCTCTCGGTGACAAAATTCAGGATTCCGGCCCCTCCGCCGACGAGCGAATCCAGCGCCGCCAGACCCAGGAAATGGTCCAAAAGGCCATCCAGAAGCTCAGTCCCGAGCTCCGCGAGGCTGTCATCCTCCGCGACCTCCAGGACATGGATTACAAGGAAATCGCCATTGCCCTCAAGGTCCCGGAAGGCACTGTGAAATCAAGAATTAATCGGGGTCGTATGGAACTTGCAAGGGTCCTTTCACGTACTTATAGGCAGGTGACGTAA
- the msrA gene encoding peptide-methionine (S)-S-oxide reductase MsrA — MSYRLFGLVLVLMVVGFLFAHHARAASTKVPAATTDVPLAAKPGQQKAVFAGGCFWGTQAVFQRLKGVVKTTAGFAGGKASTATYDQVTTESTGHAESVEVIYDPSRITYGQLLRVFFAVAHDPTQLNRQGPDVGPSYRSAIFYVNDEQKRLANAYIAQLEAAKVFPAKIVTEVSPLKGFYAAEDYHQDYALKNPNAPYVQICDRPKIAELKKQFPELFVEYKGH, encoded by the coding sequence ATGTCGTACCGGTTATTCGGGCTGGTTCTGGTTTTGATGGTTGTCGGGTTTCTTTTTGCTCATCATGCTCGCGCGGCTTCGACTAAGGTGCCGGCTGCAACAACGGATGTTCCGTTGGCTGCGAAGCCGGGCCAACAGAAGGCGGTCTTCGCGGGCGGATGTTTCTGGGGCACCCAGGCCGTGTTTCAACGACTCAAGGGAGTAGTGAAAACGACGGCCGGATTCGCCGGAGGAAAGGCTTCGACGGCGACATACGATCAAGTGACCACCGAGAGTACGGGGCACGCCGAGTCGGTGGAGGTGATCTACGATCCATCGCGGATAACGTACGGGCAGTTATTGCGCGTGTTCTTTGCGGTTGCACATGACCCGACACAGCTCAATCGCCAGGGACCGGATGTCGGCCCGTCGTATCGGTCGGCAATCTTCTACGTGAACGACGAGCAGAAGCGGCTGGCGAATGCGTATATCGCGCAGCTTGAGGCGGCGAAGGTGTTTCCGGCGAAGATTGTTACCGAGGTGAGTCCGCTGAAAGGCTTTTACGCGGCCGAAGATTACCACCAGGATTACGCGTTGAAGAATCCGAACGCGCCTTATGTGCAGATCTGCGATCGTCCAAAGATCGCCGAGTTGAAGAAACAATTTCCGGAATTGTTCGTCGAGTACAAGGGGCACTAG
- a CDS encoding zf-HC2 domain-containing protein: protein MAEELKNGMQCAEFDALLADALDGSLGGTKRIRFDAHRASCPACSAMFAEVEAGMGWLKELPEVEPPAGFVQRVLIATSGAPSPARTEAPKSWTERWRDRIPASLRPVWGTVMQPRFAMSFAMAFFSITLVLNVAGIRLSTLKQVDLRPSAIVRGYYETSGRLVKYYENIRFVYELETKVRDLKRAATTPEDKPDQKKDQSNDKKGNEPDQRNYQNYSQDESQEVVASCHGCELVNPWLPAHRRLS, encoded by the coding sequence ATGGCAGAAGAACTCAAAAACGGTATGCAGTGCGCTGAGTTCGACGCCCTCCTGGCTGATGCCCTGGATGGCTCGCTGGGCGGCACGAAGCGAATCCGCTTCGACGCTCATCGTGCCTCCTGTCCCGCCTGTTCGGCGATGTTCGCCGAAGTCGAGGCTGGCATGGGCTGGCTCAAGGAGCTACCTGAAGTAGAACCTCCGGCTGGCTTTGTTCAGCGCGTCCTGATCGCAACTTCCGGCGCGCCTTCACCAGCTAGAACTGAGGCACCGAAATCCTGGACGGAACGCTGGCGTGATCGCATTCCCGCGTCCCTCCGCCCGGTCTGGGGTACGGTGATGCAGCCTCGCTTCGCCATGTCTTTTGCCATGGCGTTCTTCTCCATCACCTTAGTGCTGAATGTAGCGGGCATCCGGCTCTCCACGCTGAAGCAGGTTGATCTTCGGCCGAGCGCCATTGTCCGGGGCTATTACGAAACTTCCGGCCGCCTGGTGAAGTACTACGAGAACATCCGTTTCGTGTATGAACTCGAAACCAAGGTGCGCGATCTCAAACGTGCTGCCACCACTCCGGAAGACAAACCTGATCAAAAAAAGGATCAGTCGAACGACAAAAAGGGAAACGAACCAGATCAGCGAAACTACCAGAACTACAGCCAGGACGAATCGCAAGAAGTCGTGGCGAGCTGTCACGGATGTGAGTTGGTGAATCCCTGGTTACCGGCCCACAGGAGATTGTCATGA